One window from the genome of Eucalyptus grandis isolate ANBG69807.140 chromosome 7, ASM1654582v1, whole genome shotgun sequence encodes:
- the LOC104454477 gene encoding protein NETWORKED 4B, protein MERIDSDKLQSSWLDTHFNPMKSTWLSENLQYMNRNFKEIMKLMDEGSGLANGVDIYDPKRPQLIALVEEFYKMYHALAEHCDQLELERHNPEPLRSGLEQGSPQLTPGTGASFSSGDSSIDISKEHYESSSFSSDSESESINCTESTYNSKVTQMNGIGQQQENSELSTDSIRKIKEHASYKELVAKNICYQEELRLLNQKLQQSENEIARLNSALEKGQTVAGDLQVELQAAHDEIRARDASIEDLNARASQLENWIAELQNHISDSSQKAEMLMKELEVAQEKMQKSNEGTALLTAKFESERRQVLELQELVSGYKSDVSDRDLTIMDLRAALSESQQKLVTEKEQLLLQMATCKERQQTFEAGLKEWECRSKLLEENLRLRENEMNAMKQWHDIEKNDMQVDIHHLKESLASKDNQVEELNKDLDRLKLKYDMLVAEKDGLAAQIQNLLAEASAKNDQVQQMEKHMCNLQKEHQELIAGSAHAQKLVGELRSRVEQLENEVDGQKVVISDGAEKKREAIRQLCFSLEHYRSGYQELRQAFLGHKRHAVQAS, encoded by the exons ATGGAGAGAATAGACTCAGACAAGCTGCAATCAAGTTGGTTGGATACCCACTTTAATCCTATGAAGTCCACATGGCTTTCAGAAAATCTTCAGT ATATGAACCGCAATTTCAAGGAAATTATGAAGCTCATGGATGAAGGCAGTGGTTTGGCAAATGGTGTTGATATATATGATCCAAAGAGGCCCCAGCTTATTGCTCTAGTTGAGGAATTCTACAAAATGTATCATGCATTAGCTGAACACTGTGATCAGTTGGAGTTGGAAAGGCATAATCCCGAACCTCTGAGATCCGGATTAGAACAGGGCTCTCCGCAACTGACTCCTGGTACAGGTGCATCTTTTAGCTCTGGTGACAGCAGCATTGACATTTCAAAGGAACACTATGagtcatcttcattttcctcgGACTCTGAATCAGAATCTATCAACTGCACTGAGAGTACTTACAACAGCAAGGTTACACAAATGAATGGCATTGGACAGCAACAGGAGAACAGTGAGCTCAGTACGGATAGTATAAGGAAGATAAAAGAACATGCAAGCTACAAGGAACTGGTTGCTAAAAACATCTGTTATCAGGAAGAGCTAAGGCTTTTGAACCAAAAGCTCCAGCAGTCAGAAAATGAAATAGCCAGATTGAATAGTGCCCTCGAGAAGGGCCAAACAGTCGCTGGTGATTTGCAGGTTGAGCTTCAAGCTGCCCATGATGAGATCAGAGCTAGAGATGCCAGCATCGAAGATTTAAATGCAAGAGCTTCGCAACTGGAGAACTGGATTGCTGAACTTCAAAATCATATTTCAGACTCCAGCCAAAAGGCTGAAATGCTGATGAAAGAGCTTGAAGTAGCTCAAGAAAAGATGCAGAAATCAAATGAAGGTACAGCATTGCTAACTGCCAAGTTTGAGTCAGAGAGAAGGCAGGTGTTGGAACTGCAGGAACTGGTTTCTGGGTACAAATCTGATGTTTCTGATCGTGATCTTACAATCATGGATTTAAGAGCTGCACTATCTGAGTCGCAGCAAAAGTTGGTCACTGAGAAAGAACAACTGCTGCTACAAATGGCTACTTGCAAAGAAAGGCAACAAACATTTGAGGCGGGATTGAAGGAGTGGGAATGTAGGAGCAAATTGTTGGAAGAGAACTTGAGGCTTcgtgaaaatgaaatgaatgcAATGAAACAATGGCATGATATTGAAAAGAACGATATGCAAGTCGATATCCATCACTTGAAGGAATCACTTGCTAGTAAAGATAACCAAGTGGAAGAGTTGAACAAAGACCTCGATAGGCTCAAACTGAAATATGACATGCTGGTGGCAGAGAAAGATGGGTTGGCTGCTCAGATTCAAAACCTCTTAGCTGAGGCAAGCGCTAAGAATGATCAAGTGCAGCAAATGGAGAAGCATATGTGCAATTTGCAAAAGGAGCACCAGGAACTGATTGCTGGTTCTGCACACGCACAGAAGCTTGTGGGGGAGTTGCGATCAAGAGTGGAGCAGCTAGAGAATGAGGTCGATGGTCAGAAAGTGGTGATATCGGATGGAGctgagaagaagagggaggccATACGGCAGCTTTGCTTTTCATTGGAACATTACAGGAGCGGATATCAGGAACTTCGTCAAGCTTTTCTTGGACACAAACGACATGCAGTTCAAGCCTCATAA
- the LOC104454478 gene encoding methylesterase 17 has translation MGEEVKMAETATAAAAASTRTPHFVLVHGIGGGAWCWYKIRTLMESSGYTVSCLDLTGAGIDPTDPNTVLTMDDYNKPLLDFLSTLPDDKQVILVGHSAGGLCVTQASGKFPGKIGVAVYVAATMLKHGLETDQDFKDGAPDLSEFGDVNDLTFGLGPDKPPTSAIIKQEFQRNIIYHMSPLEDSTLAAMLVKPGPLTALLTAKFPKEDDEGVESVRRVFIKTAQDRVVKPEQQDAMIARWAPVEVFTLDSDHSPFFSAPFLLCGLLVKVAASL, from the exons ATGGGGGAGGAAGTGAAGATGGCGGAGACAGCAacagcagcggcagcagcatCAACTAGGACGCCCCACTTTGTGCTGGTGCATGGGATTGGAGGGGGAGCATGGTGCTGGTACAAGATAAGGACCCTCATGGAGAGCTCCGGCTACACCGTCTCCTGCCTCGACCTCACGGGCGCCGGCATCGACCCCACCGACCCCAACACCGTCCTCACCATGGACGACTACAACAAGCCGCTGCTGGACTTCCTGTCGACCTTGCCGGACGACAAACAG GTGATCTTGGTGGGTCACAGTGCAGGAGGGCTATGTGTAACTCAGGCTTCAGGTAAATTCCCCGGGAAAATCGGTGTCGCCGTTTATGTGGCCGCCACGATGCTCAAGCATGGTTTGGAAACCGATCAAGACTTTAAAGAT GGAGCGCCGGATCTATCAGAATTTGGGGACGTGAACGATTTGACGTTCGGGCTGGGACCTGATAAGCCACCAACAAGTGCAATAATTAAGCAGGAATTTCAGCGCAATATCATTTATCACATGAGCCCTCTCGAG GACTCGACGCTGGCCGCCATGCTGGTGAAGCCGGGGCCGCTCACGGCGCTGCTGACAGCGAAATTCCCCAAGGAGGACGACGAGGGCGTGGAGAGCGTGAGGCGAGTGTTCATAAAGACGGCGCAGGATCGGGTGGTGAAGCCGGAGCAGCAGGACGCGATGATCGCGAGGTGGGCGCCGGTCGAAGTGTTCACGTTGGACAGCGACCACAGCCCTTTCTTCTCCGCCCCGTTCTTGCTCTGCGGATTGCTCGTCAAAGTCGCCGCTTCTTTATGA
- the LOC104430570 gene encoding uncharacterized protein LOC104430570: MSKPSSRLLQGVLRLHRHHHQLHLPKSSPAGAHSSSHFTTAAVDPAAAAGSSSPPPSSLPRPFPLSYPPSLAAGTARNSCQSRAFGNLAASEVLPPRAGQASSKSFSPAGLGPSRLNCYGIRHFSFQSSGNGGFAKKVFEKPTMSVLSTFSKYREAIGLQVESFLRSNYLVLVGAAAMLVCALLWRIMFGIANTFVGISEGMAKYGFLALSSAIVAFAGLYVRARFTINPDRIYRMAMRKLNTHAGILEVMGAPLTGSELRAYVMSGGSVTFKKFKPRLRSKRCFLIFPIRGSERRGLVSVEVKKKKGQYDYKLLAVDVPMSTGPDQRLYLIGDEEEYKVGGGLISQLRDPVLKAMAATKEFDDLDEIEEEEDAERELQEAEKKHHEEMEKLEKAGRE, encoded by the exons ATGTCAAAGCCCTCCTCGCGATTGCTCCAAGGCGTTCTGAGATTGCatcgccaccaccaccagctcCACCTCCCGAAATCGTCCCCCGCCGGCGCGCATTCCTCCTCCCACTTCACCACCGCGGCCGTCgatcccgccgccgccgccggctccTCGTCGCCCCCTCCTTCTTCTCTCCCCCGCCCGTTTCCTCTCTCCTATCCGCCGAGCTTGGCCGCCGGCACCGCGCGAAATTCGTGCCAGTCTAGAGCGTTCGGTAATCTCGCCGCGTCCGAGGTGCTCCCTCCTAGGGCGGGCCAGGCTTCGTCGAAGAGCTTCTCGCCGGCGGGACTCGGTCCGTCGAGATTGAATTGCTATGGGATCAGGCATTTCTCGTTCCAAAGCTCCGGGAATGGGGGTTTCGCGAAGAAGGTTTTCGAGAAGCCGACAATGTCGGTTCTTTCTACGTTTAGCAAATATCGGGAGGCCATTGGGCTGCAAGTGGAGTCGTTCTTGAGGAGCAATTACTTGGTCCTCGTGGGGGCTGCGGCCATGTTGGTGTGCGCCTTGCTGTGGAGGATCATGTTTGGGATTGCTAACACCTTCGTCGGGATCTCTGAGGGGATGGCAAAGTACGGGTTCCTCGCCCTTTCCTCCGCTATTGTCGCCTTTGCT GGCCTGTATGTCCGTGCAAGATTTACAATTAATCCAGATAGAATTTATAGAATGGCCATGAGGAAGCTGAATACACATGCTGGAATTCTTGAGGTAATGGGGGCCCCTCTTACTGGATCAGAATTAAGAGCTTACGTGATGTCTGGCGGCAGTGTCACCTTCAAAAAGTTCAAACCCAGGCTCAGAAGCAAGCGGTGTTTTCTCATATTCCCTATACGCGGTTCTGAAAGAAGGGGCCTAGTCAGCGttgaagtgaaaaagaaaaagggccaG TATGATTATAAGTTGTTGGCCGTCGATGTTCCGATGTCAACAGGACCCGACCAGCGATTATATCTGATTGGCGACGAAGAAGAATACAAGGTTGGTGGCGGTTTGATATCTCAACTGAGAGATCCGGTTTTAAAAGCAATGGCAGCAACCAAGGAATTTGATGATCTTGATGAAattgaggaagaggaggatgCTGAAAGAGAGCTCCAGGAGGCAGAGAAGAAGCATCACGAAGAAATGGAGAAGCTTGAGAAGGCTGGCCGAGAGTGA